The Lagenorhynchus albirostris chromosome 6, mLagAlb1.1, whole genome shotgun sequence genome includes a window with the following:
- the CXCR4 gene encoding C-X-C chemokine receptor type 4 — MDGFHIFSSDNYTEDDLGSGDYDSIKEPCFREENAHFNRIFLPTVYSIIFLTGIVGNGLVILVMGYQKKLRSMTDKYRLHLSVADLLFVLTLPFWAVDAVANWYFGMFLCKAVHVIYTVNLYSSVLILAFISLDRYLAIVHATNSQRPRKLLAEKVVYVGVWIPALLLTIPDFIFANVKEGDGRYICDRFYPNDLWLVVFQFQHIVVGLILPGIVILSCYCIIISKLSHSKGYQKRKALKTTVILILAFFACWLPYYIGISIDSFILLEIIQQGCEFESTVHKWISITEALAFFHCCLNPILYAFLGAKFKTSAQHALTSVSRGSSLKILSKGKRGGHSSVSTESESSSFHSS; from the exons ATGGACGGGTTCCAT attttctcttcaGATAATTACACAGAGGATGACTTGGGCTCAGGAGACTATGACTCCATAAAGGAACCCTGCTTCCGGGAGGAAAATGCCCATTTCAACCGTATCTTTCTGCCCACTGTCTACTCCATCATCTTCTTGACTGGCATAGTGGGTAACGGATTGGTCATCCTGGTCATGGGTTACCAGAAGAAACTGAGAAGCATGACAGACAAGTACAGACTGCACCTGTCTGTGGCAGAcctcctctttgttctcacaCTTCCCTTCTGGGCAGTTGATGCCGTGGCAAACTGGTACTTTGGGATGTTCCTGTGCAAGGCAGTCCATGTCATCTACACAGTCAACCTCTACAGCAGTGTCCTCATCCTGGCCTTCATCAGTCTGGACCGGTACCTGGCTATCGTCCACGCCACCAACAGTCAGAGGCCAAGGAAGCTGTTGGCTGAAAAGGTGGTCTATGTTGGTGTCTGGATACCTGCTCTCCTGTTGACTATTCCCGATTTCATCTTTGCCAACGTCaaggagggggatgggaggtACATCTGCGACCGCTTCTATCCCAACGACTTGTGGTTGGTGGTGTTCCAGTTTCAGCACATCGTGGTTGGCCTTATCCTGCCGGGTATCGTCATCCTGTCCTGCTATTGCATTATCATCTCCAAGCTGTCCCACTCCAAGGGCTACCAGAAGCGAAAGGCCCTCAAGACCACAGTTATCCTCATCCTGGCTTTCTTTGCCTGCTGGCTGCCCTACTACATTGGGATCAGCATCGACTCCTTCATCCTCCTGGAAATCATCCAGCAAGGGTGTGAGTTTGAGAGCACTGTGCACAAGTGGATTTCCATCACCGAGGCCCTAGCCTTTTTCCATTGTTGCCTGAATCCCATCCTCTATGCCTTCCTTGGGGCCAAATTTAAAACCTCTGCCCAGCATGCACTCACTTCTGTGAGCAGAGGGTCCAGCCTGAAGATCCTCTCCAAGGGAAAGCGGGGTGGACATTCTTCTGTTTCAACTGAGTCGGAGTCTTCGAGTTTTCACTCCAGCTAA